Proteins found in one Actinokineospora alba genomic segment:
- a CDS encoding FMN reductase — protein sequence MTTIAVVSAGLSEPSSTRLLADRLAAAVQRTVPAQVRVVNLREHAHDIADNLLTGFPPPALRTAIDTVAEADGLIAVTPIFNASYSGLFKSFFDVLEPDSLAGKPVLLGATGGTARHSLALEHALRPMFAYLRAIVTPTAVFAATEDWGGHDQGLADRVARAGTELADLVSGKPSRAKTNGFDDPIPFEQLLRGKAG from the coding sequence ATGACGACCATCGCCGTGGTGTCCGCGGGTCTCAGCGAACCGTCGTCCACCCGCCTGCTGGCCGACCGCCTCGCGGCGGCGGTCCAGCGGACGGTGCCCGCGCAGGTGCGGGTGGTCAACCTGCGCGAACACGCCCACGACATCGCCGACAACCTCCTGACCGGCTTCCCACCACCCGCCTTGCGAACGGCGATCGACACGGTCGCCGAAGCGGACGGCCTGATCGCCGTCACCCCGATCTTCAACGCTTCTTACAGCGGCCTGTTCAAGTCCTTCTTCGATGTGCTGGAACCGGATTCCCTGGCGGGCAAACCAGTCCTACTCGGAGCAACCGGCGGAACCGCCCGCCACTCACTCGCGTTGGAACACGCCCTACGCCCGATGTTCGCCTACCTACGCGCAATCGTGACCCCGACAGCGGTGTTCGCGGCGACGGAGGACTGGGGCGGCCACGACCAGGGCCTGGCGGATCGAGTGGCCCGCGCGGGCACCGAACTCGCCGACCTGGTCAGCGGCAAACCATCCAGGGCCAAGACGAACGGATTCGACGACCCCATCCCGTTCGAACAACTCCTACGCGGCAAGGCTGGGTGA
- a CDS encoding SRPBCC family protein, whose product MTTIEKSVDVTAPVSTVYNQWTQFESFPAFMDGVDRIIQVTPTRNHWETTIGGVHREFDTEITEQHPDERIAWKSVAGQEQSGVVTFHRLDDRTTRVNLQMEYEPETLTEKAGAALGVIGHRIDGDLHRFKEFIESQGHETGAWRGDVQRSPQQGDGPTLAGPGAPPETSVPPLPPGQDPNRPGTLR is encoded by the coding sequence ATGACCACGATCGAGAAATCTGTCGACGTGACCGCGCCGGTGTCCACGGTCTACAACCAGTGGACCCAGTTCGAGTCGTTCCCGGCGTTCATGGACGGCGTGGACCGGATCATCCAGGTCACGCCCACGCGCAACCACTGGGAGACCACGATCGGCGGCGTGCACCGCGAGTTCGACACCGAGATCACCGAACAGCACCCGGATGAGCGGATCGCGTGGAAGTCGGTGGCGGGCCAGGAGCAGTCCGGTGTGGTGACGTTCCACCGGCTCGACGACAGGACCACGCGGGTCAACCTCCAGATGGAGTACGAGCCGGAGACGCTGACCGAGAAGGCGGGCGCCGCGCTCGGGGTGATCGGGCACCGCATCGACGGCGACCTGCACCGGTTCAAGGAGTTCATCGAAAGCCAGGGCCACGAGACCGGCGCGTGGCGTGGGGACGTCCAGCGTTCGCCGCAGCAGGGTGACGGACCGACTCTGGCCGGGCCGGGTGCGCCGCCGGAGACCAGTGTCCCGCCGCTGCCGCCGGGCCAGGACCCGAACCGCCCGGGCACGCTGCGCTGA
- a CDS encoding tetratricopeptide repeat protein — translation MVRLDIDADHVRLTGAGIEVRQPHPGVDERIRDLAWRVGHRPIPEVIHDLGTALGQRFLAGPVGAALAEVISREGRTRLAVACSAPDLADLPWEATVVPGRLRPLALDSVDVWRVVASPAQVERPEGPLRIVAAIGAPEVGGGELLDYEDELSHILDAVDPSRERHALVRVLEWGSLNAIAAALADEPCDVLHVSCHGQPGELVLETDTGEADRVDATRFMGALPSHPTLVVLAGCSTAVAARSDLTGLARGLVAGGTPAVLAMSGTVSDDYATALCAKLYDTLARPGGVDLVAALSDARRALARDGLVPQWVNPVLFLAEGVTPVLSCGPGMKTARPPVIRGGAVRRVGGFVGRRAALRRLTAAAGGILLHGIGGVGKTSLAAELAARSDIPVVALSGKVYVDTVLDAVRAELSRHCADDHPLREALTLLADPRPPWTERLALLDGVAPPILLVLDNAEDNLDTEHRIADPDLAGLLDRWQAYGKLLITSRHPFPVHGVTAHHVGPLSWPETRKLMWRLPAVDALPPDDRWLAWTQLGGHPRALEYLDAVLRGGEARFADVTARLAAARAGRHADTGTGLDGAVAEVGSLIADDVLLPDLLDRVDAVPLARALLVGASVYRRPVIRTGLDWQVAEVTDTAEDAEADLDHPPLTVPAGVEEAIELLGRLGLLVPTEDGYLVHRWTAGALHDLTARDVLVAAHDRAQAFRWWFVRATARQKLADIEQMLESRHHCYAAGDVSNAIEVTRVVSGELLTRGHWAWAEQLCTDALGWIEATERQIAGLTLQLAKIRHARGDTDHAHHLLTESLEVFVGCGDHSNAAATRHQLALIAEHRADLFTAKQLYLETLATYEELGDRRAMGVAHHQLAGLAKTERDTAAAEEHYERALALAEDVDDLEGIAAATHQLGIIAQNRHDLDKAATCFRFSRERFAALGDRVNTGVADIALSDVARLRRDLPAAEAHTRAALREFESLGDRAHIAEGLLQLGYIARDRGDYEWAESCMSSAAVHFEQVGSLGLAVWAYRLTGTLRTMLGRNQDAVHATLRSKQLREHAGMPPGDEGEWLALQCRELGRDVFLATARESVDAAQAANVLDHALWINVRMDAYENQGGSAGDFHRFGMKAAERRDFGEALPFLKQALARYNEIGHLPGVAHTSELLGNALGELGEPSTAKAHFRTALEINQRRNVSENIAVNYHQLGQMSQREGAHEEAADYFRASIDIKQRTGNLPGVVNSLFHLGRVAEDLGDWAEARRCYEECLTLDDRLGDRGGMAVTQAQIGILLRLQERPAEAVPWLVTALKTNLGLRSDNASRNLTELRRNRTTLGEDAFVAVLREHLPADWVTRVLSLTDMVPRAQN, via the coding sequence GTGGTGCGACTCGACATCGACGCCGACCACGTCCGGTTGACCGGCGCGGGAATCGAGGTCCGGCAGCCGCATCCAGGGGTGGACGAGCGGATCAGGGACCTGGCGTGGCGGGTCGGTCACCGGCCGATTCCCGAGGTGATCCACGACCTCGGAACGGCACTGGGCCAACGGTTTCTCGCCGGTCCGGTGGGAGCCGCGCTCGCCGAGGTGATCAGTCGGGAAGGCCGGACCAGGCTCGCCGTCGCGTGCTCGGCCCCCGACCTCGCCGACCTGCCATGGGAAGCCACGGTCGTGCCGGGCAGGCTGCGGCCACTGGCGCTCGACTCCGTCGACGTCTGGCGGGTCGTGGCATCCCCGGCCCAGGTCGAGCGGCCCGAGGGTCCGCTGCGGATCGTCGCCGCGATCGGCGCGCCGGAGGTGGGTGGTGGCGAGTTGCTCGACTACGAGGACGAGCTGAGCCACATCCTTGACGCCGTCGACCCCAGCCGCGAGCGGCACGCGCTCGTGCGGGTGCTCGAATGGGGCAGCCTCAACGCCATCGCGGCCGCGCTCGCCGACGAACCCTGCGACGTCCTGCACGTCTCCTGCCACGGTCAGCCGGGTGAGCTGGTCCTCGAGACTGACACCGGCGAGGCGGACCGGGTGGACGCCACCCGGTTCATGGGGGCGCTGCCGTCGCATCCCACGCTGGTCGTCCTGGCGGGCTGCTCGACCGCCGTGGCGGCGCGGTCGGACCTGACCGGCCTGGCTCGCGGCCTGGTCGCGGGCGGAACCCCGGCGGTGCTCGCGATGAGCGGGACCGTCAGCGACGACTACGCGACAGCGTTGTGCGCGAAGCTCTACGACACGTTGGCGCGGCCGGGCGGCGTCGACCTGGTCGCCGCGCTGTCGGACGCGCGCCGGGCACTCGCCCGTGACGGGCTCGTCCCGCAGTGGGTGAACCCGGTGCTCTTCCTCGCCGAGGGGGTCACCCCGGTCCTGTCCTGCGGGCCCGGCATGAAGACCGCACGGCCGCCGGTCATCCGAGGCGGGGCGGTCCGCCGGGTCGGCGGCTTCGTCGGCAGGCGGGCGGCGCTGCGCAGGCTGACCGCGGCGGCCGGAGGCATTCTGCTGCACGGCATCGGCGGCGTGGGGAAGACCAGCCTGGCGGCGGAACTGGCCGCCCGGTCGGACATTCCGGTCGTCGCGCTGTCGGGCAAGGTCTATGTGGACACCGTGCTCGACGCCGTCCGCGCGGAGCTGAGCCGCCACTGTGCCGATGATCACCCGCTGCGCGAGGCCCTCACCCTGCTGGCCGACCCGAGGCCGCCGTGGACCGAGCGCCTGGCCCTGCTCGACGGCGTCGCCCCGCCGATCCTGTTGGTGCTGGACAACGCCGAGGACAATCTCGACACCGAACACCGGATCGCGGACCCCGACCTCGCCGGGCTCCTCGACCGCTGGCAGGCATACGGAAAGCTGCTGATCACCAGCAGGCACCCGTTCCCGGTGCACGGCGTCACCGCCCACCACGTCGGGCCGCTGTCCTGGCCGGAGACCCGCAAGCTGATGTGGCGGCTGCCCGCCGTCGACGCGTTGCCGCCCGATGACCGATGGCTGGCCTGGACCCAGCTCGGCGGCCACCCGCGCGCCTTGGAGTACCTCGATGCGGTGCTGCGCGGCGGCGAGGCGCGTTTCGCCGACGTCACCGCCCGGCTCGCGGCTGCCCGCGCGGGCAGGCACGCGGACACCGGCACCGGGCTCGACGGCGCGGTCGCCGAGGTGGGCTCTCTCATCGCCGACGACGTGCTGCTGCCCGACCTGCTCGACCGCGTCGACGCGGTGCCGCTCGCCCGGGCGCTGCTGGTCGGCGCGTCGGTCTACCGCAGGCCCGTCATCAGGACCGGGCTTGACTGGCAGGTCGCCGAGGTAACCGACACAGCCGAGGACGCCGAAGCCGACCTCGACCACCCGCCGCTGACCGTCCCGGCAGGCGTCGAGGAGGCCATCGAACTGCTCGGCAGGCTGGGCCTCTTGGTGCCCACCGAGGATGGATACCTCGTGCACCGGTGGACCGCGGGCGCACTGCACGACCTGACCGCGCGTGACGTGCTCGTCGCCGCGCACGACCGCGCGCAGGCGTTCCGGTGGTGGTTCGTGCGCGCGACCGCCCGCCAGAAGCTCGCCGACATCGAACAAATGCTTGAGTCCCGCCACCACTGCTACGCGGCCGGTGACGTCTCGAACGCGATCGAGGTGACCAGGGTGGTGTCCGGCGAGCTGCTGACCCGCGGGCACTGGGCCTGGGCCGAGCAGCTGTGCACCGACGCCCTCGGCTGGATCGAGGCAACCGAACGGCAGATCGCCGGACTCACGTTGCAACTCGCCAAGATCCGACACGCCCGAGGCGACACCGACCACGCGCATCATCTGCTGACCGAGTCACTGGAGGTCTTCGTCGGCTGCGGCGACCACAGCAATGCCGCCGCGACCCGGCACCAGCTCGCCCTGATCGCCGAGCACCGCGCGGACCTGTTCACCGCCAAGCAGCTGTACCTCGAAACGCTGGCCACGTACGAAGAACTGGGCGACCGCCGGGCCATGGGGGTCGCGCACCACCAGCTCGCGGGTCTCGCGAAGACCGAGCGCGACACGGCGGCCGCGGAGGAGCACTACGAGCGCGCGCTGGCGCTCGCGGAGGACGTCGACGATCTGGAAGGCATCGCCGCCGCCACCCACCAGCTGGGCATCATCGCCCAGAACCGGCACGACCTGGACAAGGCGGCCACGTGTTTCCGGTTCTCCCGCGAGCGGTTCGCCGCGCTCGGTGACCGGGTCAACACCGGGGTGGCTGACATCGCCCTGAGCGACGTCGCGCGCCTGCGCCGGGATCTGCCCGCCGCGGAGGCCCACACCCGCGCCGCCTTGCGCGAGTTCGAGAGCCTGGGCGACCGGGCCCACATCGCCGAGGGCCTGCTGCAGCTGGGATACATCGCCCGCGACCGCGGCGACTACGAGTGGGCCGAGTCCTGCATGAGCTCCGCGGCCGTCCACTTCGAACAGGTGGGGTCGCTCGGACTCGCCGTCTGGGCCTATCGGCTCACCGGCACGCTGCGCACGATGCTCGGCCGCAACCAGGACGCCGTCCACGCCACGCTGCGCTCGAAGCAGCTCAGGGAGCACGCGGGCATGCCTCCTGGTGACGAGGGGGAGTGGCTCGCGCTGCAATGCCGGGAACTGGGGAGGGACGTTTTCCTTGCCACCGCACGGGAATCGGTTGACGCGGCCCAGGCGGCGAACGTGCTCGACCACGCGCTGTGGATCAACGTGCGGATGGACGCCTACGAGAACCAGGGCGGATCGGCGGGCGACTTCCACCGGTTCGGCATGAAGGCAGCGGAACGCCGCGACTTCGGCGAGGCCCTGCCCTTCCTCAAGCAAGCCCTGGCGCGCTATAACGAGATCGGCCACCTCCCGGGCGTCGCGCACACCAGCGAACTCCTCGGCAACGCGTTGGGGGAGCTGGGGGAACCCTCGACCGCCAAGGCGCACTTCCGGACGGCGCTGGAGATCAACCAGCGGCGGAACGTGTCCGAGAACATCGCGGTGAACTACCACCAGCTCGGTCAGATGAGCCAGCGCGAAGGGGCGCACGAGGAAGCAGCGGACTACTTCCGCGCGTCGATCGATATCAAGCAGCGCACCGGGAATCTGCCCGGAGTGGTGAACAGCCTGTTCCACCTCGGGCGGGTCGCGGAGGACCTGGGCGACTGGGCCGAGGCCCGGCGGTGCTACGAGGAATGCCTCACCCTCGATGACCGCCTCGGCGACCGCGGCGGCATGGCCGTCACCCAGGCGCAAATCGGCATCCTGCTCCGCCTCCAGGAACGCCCGGCGGAGGCCGTGCCGTGGCTGGTGACCGCGCTGAAGACCAATCTCGGCCTGCGGTCGGACAACGCGTCACGCAACCTCACCGAACTGCGTCGCAACCGGACAACACTCGGGGAGGACGCTTTCGTCGCCGTCCTCCGCGAACACCTGCCCGCCGACTGGGTGACGCGCGTGCTGTCACTCACCGACATGGTGCCGCGCGCGCAGAACTGA
- a CDS encoding inorganic phosphate transporter, producing MDVSVLVTIVVVTALIFDFTNGFHDTANAMATSIATGALRPKVAVALSAVLNLVGAFLSVEVAKTISGGLVDDAAITPAVVFGGLVGAIVWNLLTWYVGLPSSSSHALFGGLIGATWVAAGSDAVRFAKLAEKVLVPALAAPLIAGLAGMVATYLAFRITRRATASRTPRGFRIGQIASASMLSLAHGTNDAQKTMGIITLTMISAGTLPKDSGPPVWVIVSAGVAIALGTYLGGWRIIRTLGRGITDIGAPQGFAAQASATAVILTSSHLGIALSTTHVCSGGILGAGLGTPQAKVQWGTAGRMILAWVITLPAAGLAGALAGVVAESGTFGTIVVAVVGLAFGLGIYIRSRRDVVGAHNVNDIPVEPIPGETVETSGGSR from the coding sequence GTGGATGTGTCTGTGCTGGTCACCATCGTGGTGGTGACCGCGCTGATCTTCGACTTCACGAACGGCTTCCACGACACGGCCAACGCGATGGCCACGTCGATCGCCACGGGCGCGCTGCGCCCGAAGGTGGCCGTGGCGCTGTCGGCGGTGTTGAACCTGGTGGGCGCGTTTCTGTCGGTCGAGGTCGCGAAGACGATCTCGGGCGGCCTGGTCGACGACGCGGCGATCACCCCCGCGGTGGTGTTCGGCGGGTTGGTCGGGGCCATCGTCTGGAACCTGCTGACCTGGTACGTCGGCCTGCCGTCGAGTTCCTCGCACGCGCTGTTCGGCGGACTCATCGGCGCGACCTGGGTGGCCGCGGGCAGCGACGCCGTGCGGTTCGCCAAGCTGGCGGAGAAGGTGCTGGTCCCGGCCCTCGCCGCGCCGCTCATCGCGGGTCTGGCGGGCATGGTCGCCACCTACCTGGCCTTCCGTATCACCCGCCGGGCCACCGCGAGCCGCACACCGCGCGGCTTCCGCATCGGCCAGATCGCCTCGGCGTCGATGCTGTCGTTGGCGCACGGCACGAACGACGCGCAGAAGACGATGGGCATCATCACCCTCACCATGATCAGCGCGGGCACCCTGCCCAAGGACTCCGGCCCGCCGGTGTGGGTCATCGTGAGCGCGGGCGTCGCCATCGCCCTGGGCACCTACCTCGGCGGCTGGCGGATCATCCGCACCCTGGGCCGGGGCATCACCGACATCGGCGCCCCGCAGGGCTTTGCCGCCCAGGCCAGCGCCACCGCCGTCATCCTGACCTCGTCGCACCTGGGCATCGCGCTCTCGACCACGCACGTCTGCTCCGGCGGCATCCTCGGCGCGGGCCTCGGCACGCCGCAGGCGAAGGTGCAGTGGGGAACCGCGGGCCGAATGATCCTGGCCTGGGTGATCACGCTGCCCGCCGCGGGCCTGGCAGGCGCCCTCGCCGGTGTCGTCGCCGAGTCCGGGACGTTCGGCACCATCGTGGTCGCCGTGGTCGGACTGGCGTTCGGCCTGGGCATCTACATCCGCTCGCGGCGCGACGTCGTCGGCGCGCACAACGTCAACGACATCCCGGTCGAACCCATCCCCGGTGAGACGGTCGAGACCTCGGGGGGCAGCCGATGA
- a CDS encoding SigB/SigF/SigG family RNA polymerase sigma factor: protein MTQPQLTSAAYRDSSEGYGHLRPLFEAMAELPPDSPERAVLREELVTGHLPIAEHIAQRFSHRGESHDDLLQVATVGLLNAIDRFDPDRGTDFLSFAIPTVMGEVRRYFRDSGWAIRVPRRLQERHLAVSAAGSKLSQTLGRAPTPSEIAAHLGISTEEVYEGLEAGAVYRSRSLDEMLGPDEDSAPVADRIGVEDEAFHEVENNETLRPLLDRLPARERRILVLRFYGNLTQTEIANRVGLSQMHVSRLLSKTLETLREGITQP from the coding sequence ATGACCCAACCGCAGTTGACCAGCGCCGCCTACCGAGACTCGTCGGAGGGGTACGGACACCTGCGGCCACTGTTCGAGGCGATGGCGGAGCTGCCCCCCGACTCCCCGGAGCGCGCCGTCCTCCGGGAGGAGCTCGTGACCGGGCATCTCCCCATCGCCGAACACATCGCGCAGCGGTTCAGCCACCGCGGCGAGTCGCACGACGACCTGCTGCAAGTGGCGACCGTGGGCCTGCTCAACGCGATCGACCGCTTCGACCCCGACCGGGGCACGGACTTCCTGTCCTTCGCCATCCCCACCGTGATGGGCGAGGTGCGCAGGTACTTCCGCGACTCGGGGTGGGCCATCCGGGTGCCGCGCAGGCTGCAGGAACGCCACCTCGCGGTGAGCGCGGCGGGCTCGAAGCTTTCCCAGACCCTCGGTCGCGCGCCGACGCCCAGCGAAATCGCCGCCCACCTGGGGATCTCCACCGAAGAGGTGTACGAGGGCCTCGAAGCGGGCGCGGTCTACCGCTCCCGGTCGCTCGACGAGATGCTCGGCCCCGACGAGGACTCCGCGCCCGTCGCCGACCGGATCGGCGTCGAGGACGAGGCGTTCCACGAGGTGGAGAACAACGAGACGCTGCGGCCGCTGCTGGACCGCCTGCCCGCGCGGGAACGCCGGATCCTGGTGCTGCGCTTCTACGGCAATCTCACCCAGACCGAGATCGCCAACCGGGTCGGCCTGTCCCAGATGCACGTATCGCGCCTGCTCAGCAAGACCCTGGAGACGCTGCGCGAGGGAATCACCCAGCCGTGA
- a CDS encoding cation diffusion facilitator family transporter has product MSESEGGSTLTVVLAGAMNLAIAVMKLIAGVITGSAAMLAEAAHSVADTFTELLLLTALKVSDRPADRRHPFGYGKARYFWSLLAAVSIFVSGAVFALYEGFSTIFGEPEESTSAHVAYIVLIIAFALETVSWTQAQRQVRREAAERGRTLLGHLRHGDDPTSKTVLYEDSAALLGLLIAFSGIGLHQITGSSVWDGIASVAIGLLLAFVAYLLGRTNAGLLIGRQASADLVYAIRDTLAAAREIEAVVDLQTMLIGTDRVLVCARVDFDDALTAADLERACVRLATDLAAAYPVIAEVFIEPVPRSDVALRSAVLARYGKR; this is encoded by the coding sequence GTGAGCGAATCGGAGGGCGGGAGCACGCTGACGGTCGTCCTGGCCGGGGCGATGAACCTCGCCATCGCCGTCATGAAGCTCATCGCGGGCGTGATCACCGGCTCGGCGGCGATGCTGGCCGAGGCCGCGCACTCGGTCGCCGACACGTTCACCGAGTTGCTGCTCCTCACCGCGCTCAAGGTGTCCGACCGGCCGGCCGACCGCCGCCATCCGTTCGGCTACGGCAAGGCGCGGTACTTCTGGTCGCTGCTGGCGGCGGTGTCGATCTTCGTCTCGGGCGCGGTGTTCGCGCTCTACGAAGGCTTCTCCACTATCTTCGGCGAGCCGGAGGAGTCGACTTCGGCGCACGTGGCGTACATCGTCCTGATCATCGCCTTCGCGCTGGAGACCGTCTCCTGGACCCAGGCGCAGCGCCAGGTGCGCCGCGAGGCCGCCGAGCGGGGCCGCACCCTCCTCGGGCACCTGCGCCACGGCGACGACCCGACGTCGAAAACCGTGCTGTACGAGGACTCGGCCGCGCTGCTCGGGCTGCTGATCGCGTTCTCCGGCATCGGGCTGCACCAAATCACGGGATCCTCGGTGTGGGACGGCATCGCCTCGGTGGCCATCGGCTTGCTGCTCGCGTTCGTCGCCTACCTCCTCGGGCGGACCAACGCGGGCCTGCTCATCGGCCGCCAGGCCTCGGCCGACCTCGTCTACGCGATCCGCGACACCCTCGCCGCCGCCCGCGAGATCGAAGCCGTGGTCGACCTGCAGACCATGCTCATCGGCACCGACCGCGTCCTGGTCTGCGCGCGGGTGGACTTCGACGACGCGCTCACCGCCGCCGACCTGGAACGCGCCTGCGTGCGGCTGGCGACCGACCTGGCCGCGGCCTACCCCGTCATCGCGGAGGTGTTCATCGAACCGGTTCCGCGGTCCGACGTGGCCCTTCGGTCGGCTGTCCTGGCCCGCTACGGCAAGCGGTAA
- the bla gene encoding class A beta-lactamase, producing the protein MGLDHKRRTLLTAALAAPLLVATAGQAAATSAQRTLRELEAEYPGRIGVTAINTGTGKTIRYRAHERFALCSTFKCLASAAILQEARTADPGLMERVIHYTHADLVTHSPVTELHVDTGMTVRALCAATMTTSDNTAANLLLRLLGGPSSIGEFARTLGDRWTRLDRYETDLNTNLPGDPRDTSTPDAIARDLRKLVLGDALHPSDRAELTGWLIGNKTGDERIRAGLPKDWTTGDKTGGGDYGALNDIAVTWPPGGAPLVIAVYTTRTDPTIPGQNRIVADIARVVAAELHPR; encoded by the coding sequence ATGGGACTTGATCACAAACGCCGCACCCTCCTCACCGCCGCTCTCGCCGCCCCCCTCCTCGTCGCGACCGCAGGCCAAGCCGCCGCGACCAGCGCCCAGCGCACCCTGCGAGAACTCGAAGCCGAATACCCCGGCCGCATCGGCGTCACCGCGATCAACACCGGTACCGGCAAAACCATCCGCTACCGAGCGCACGAACGGTTCGCGCTCTGCTCGACCTTCAAGTGCCTCGCCTCGGCCGCGATCCTGCAAGAAGCGCGCACCGCCGACCCTGGCCTGATGGAGCGGGTGATCCACTACACCCACGCCGACCTCGTGACCCACTCTCCCGTCACCGAACTGCACGTCGACACCGGCATGACCGTGCGCGCCCTGTGCGCGGCCACCATGACCACCAGTGACAACACCGCGGCCAATCTCCTGCTGCGCCTGCTCGGCGGCCCCTCAAGCATCGGGGAGTTCGCCCGCACCCTGGGTGACCGCTGGACCCGCCTCGACCGCTACGAGACCGACCTCAACACCAACCTCCCCGGCGACCCGCGCGACACCAGCACGCCCGACGCCATCGCGCGGGACCTGCGGAAACTTGTCCTCGGCGACGCACTGCACCCCAGTGACCGGGCCGAGCTCACCGGCTGGCTGATCGGCAACAAGACCGGCGACGAGCGGATCCGGGCGGGGCTGCCGAAGGACTGGACGACCGGCGACAAGACCGGCGGCGGCGACTACGGCGCCCTCAACGACATCGCGGTCACCTGGCCGCCCGGCGGGGCGCCGCTGGTCATCGCCGTCTACACGACCCGGACCGATCCGACCATTCCTGGACAAAATCGCATCGTCGCCGACATCGCGCGCGTGGTCGCCGCCGAGCTCCACCCGCGCTGA
- a CDS encoding LLM class flavin-dependent oxidoreductase, whose translation MQFGIFTVGDVTTDPTTGTTVTEAERIQAMVTIALKAEEVGLDVFATGEHHNPPFVPSSPTTMLGYIAARTERLILSTSTTLITTNDPVKIAEDFAMLQHLAGGRVDLMMGRGNTGPVYPWFGKDIRDGIDLAIENYALLRRLWREDVVGWEGRFRTPLRSFTSTPRPLDGVPPFVWHGSIRSPEIAEQAAYYGDGFFANNIFWPKEHFIRLVNLYRSRFEHYGHGKAEQAIVGLGGHVFMRKNSQDAVREFRPYFDNAPVYGHGPSLEDFTDQTPLTVGSPQEVIDKTLSFRDSFGDYQRQLFLVDHAGLPLKTVLEQLDLLGEEVIPVLRKEFAALRPAHVPEAPTHQTLLAASTVEATR comes from the coding sequence ATGCAGTTCGGGATCTTCACCGTCGGCGATGTGACGACCGACCCGACCACCGGGACGACCGTCACGGAGGCCGAGCGCATCCAGGCGATGGTCACGATCGCGCTCAAGGCCGAGGAGGTCGGACTGGACGTGTTCGCGACCGGCGAGCACCACAACCCGCCGTTCGTGCCGTCCTCCCCCACCACGATGCTGGGCTACATCGCCGCGCGCACCGAGCGGCTGATCCTGTCCACCTCGACCACGCTGATCACCACGAACGACCCGGTCAAGATCGCCGAGGACTTCGCGATGCTGCAGCACCTCGCGGGCGGCCGGGTCGACCTGATGATGGGCCGCGGCAACACCGGACCCGTCTACCCGTGGTTCGGCAAGGACATCCGCGACGGCATCGACCTGGCGATCGAGAACTACGCCCTGCTGCGCAGGCTGTGGCGCGAGGACGTCGTCGGCTGGGAGGGCAGGTTCCGCACGCCACTGCGCTCGTTCACCTCGACCCCGCGCCCGCTCGACGGTGTGCCGCCGTTCGTCTGGCACGGTTCGATCCGCAGCCCGGAGATCGCCGAGCAGGCCGCGTACTACGGCGACGGGTTCTTCGCGAACAACATCTTCTGGCCAAAGGAACACTTCATCCGGTTGGTCAACCTCTACCGGAGCCGCTTCGAGCACTACGGGCACGGCAAGGCGGAGCAGGCGATCGTCGGCCTCGGCGGGCACGTGTTCATGCGGAAGAACTCCCAGGACGCGGTCCGCGAGTTCCGCCCGTACTTCGACAACGCGCCGGTCTACGGCCACGGACCGTCCCTTGAGGACTTCACCGACCAGACGCCGCTGACCGTCGGCAGCCCGCAGGAGGTCATCGACAAGACTCTGTCCTTCCGCGACTCCTTCGGCGACTACCAGCGGCAACTGTTCCTTGTGGACCACGCGGGCCTGCCGCTCAAGACGGTGCTGGAACAGCTCGACCTGCTCGGCGAGGAAGTGATCCCGGTACTGCGCAAGGAATTCGCCGCGCTCCGCCCGGCCCACGTCCCCGAGGCGCCGACCCACCAGACCCTGCTCGCCGCGTCGACCGTGGAGGCCACCCGATGA
- a CDS encoding CBS domain-containing protein has protein sequence MITARELMTADVTCVRASDTVMDAARAMARLGVGSLPIRGEDDTLKGMLTDRDIVVKVLAEGKDPVAMHAGELAQGDAVTVGVDDDVEAVLSAMAEHNVRRVPVLDGDDLVGIIAQADVARALPDRPVGDLLKAISTD, from the coding sequence ATGATCACTGCCAGGGAACTGATGACAGCGGATGTCACCTGCGTGCGCGCGTCCGACACCGTGATGGACGCGGCTCGCGCCATGGCTCGACTGGGCGTCGGGTCGCTGCCGATCCGGGGCGAGGACGACACGCTCAAGGGGATGCTGACCGACCGCGACATCGTGGTGAAGGTGCTGGCCGAGGGCAAGGACCCAGTGGCCATGCACGCCGGTGAGCTGGCCCAGGGTGACGCGGTGACGGTCGGCGTCGACGACGACGTGGAGGCCGTGCTGAGTGCCATGGCCGAGCACAACGTTCGCCGGGTGCCGGTCCTCGACGGGGACGACCTTGTGGGCATCATCGCGCAGGCCGATGTGGCCCGCGCGCTGCCCGACCGGCCGGTCGGCGACCTGCTGAAGGCCATCTCGACCGACTAG